From Rhodovibrio salinarum DSM 9154:
CGTGGTCTCTGCGATGCGATCGAACGCGCGGGTAAGTTGTTCGGCGTCGCCGACGTCTGCAGTGATCGCGGTCACTGTGCCAAAGGCCCGTAGGTCTTTTTCCGCCGCCGCCAGCGCCGCGTCGTTGGCGTCAAGCAGGATCACCGACCAGCCGTCGTGCAGCAGCCGCAGGGCGATGGCCTTGCCGATCCCTTGGGCTCCTCCGGTGATCGCGGCAACGCGGGCGTCCTCGTTCATGCGTAGCTGGCCCCTTGGTTCTGTGCGCTCATGTGCATATGGATACGAAGGGGAGGGCTTCAGGCGCCGTTTGCGCGGCTCAGGGACGCGGCTGCTTGTCGGGCCGCTTCGGTGCCGCTGGCATAAGCGCCGCGCACCGTTCCGAACGCGCTCAGCGAGCAGGCTTCGCCGGCCAGCCAGATCCGATCTTCCACCGGCTGCAGCAGGCGCTCCCGCGCGTCTGCCCGGCCTGGTCGGCAGACGGTGTAGCTACCGCGGATCCAAGGATCGCGGCCCCAGGCGGTGGTTGCGCTGGAGACGAGATGCCGGCGGACGTCCGACCCGAACATTGCGACCAGCTGGTCGACGGCGAAAGCCGTCATCTCAGCTGGGTCCGTTTGTTCCAGCTCGCGCGCCAACGGGCCGCCGGTATAGGCGACCGCCATATCGCGTCCGAACGGCCGAATCTGGAAGTTGCACCCCCGTGGAGCGTCCGGCTGATGGGCGACCAAGGCGTGGTCCAACCCGAAGACGTCGCGGTCGAAGGCCAATGCTACCTTGTTGGCGGCGCCCAGCGGCACGCCGTCGAGCGTGTCCAGAAGATCGCCCGGCAAGGCCGGGTCGACACGCAGGTCGCCTGACAGCAACACGTTGGTTGAGGGGGTCAGGATTGCGGTGCGGGCCTGCAGGATGCCGCGGTCCGTCTCCAGACGCAGGTCGGCCCCGGTGCGGTCAAGGCGGCGGACCGGTGTGGCGGTTGCGACCGGCAGTTCGGCGGCCCAGGCCGCGATCAGCGCGCCAAAACCAGCCTCGACGGGCCAGTTGTCATCGGTTTCCTTGTAGCGATGGTCGTCCACGGCGCTGGTTGCGGCCGGATCCTCGCCGGTCATCGCCCGTAGGAATTGGCGATGGATGCCGTCCCAACGGCCCAGATCGGGCATCACCTCGGCCATCGCGACGTCGTGGCCGGAGCGGGCGGCGGCCGCGACGGCGGCCTCGGCCCGCTCGGCCGCGGCCCAGCGTTCGGCGAGTTCCGTGTTGTCCGCCCAGCGGTTGCCCAGCCAGATGCGCGTCGTGCAGTCGCTTTTGCGGTATCGGAAGCCGAGCGAGTCGGCAATTTCCGTGAAGGGATTCTCGCGCGCCTGATGCAGCCAGTGGCAGCCGCGATCCCAGGGCAACGGCGCTTTGCCATCGCCGGCGTTCAAGGCGTCGGTGAAGGCGCGTCCGCCGGTTCGTGTCTGCGCTTCCAGCACCGCGACGGATAAGCCACGTGCACGTGCGGTTTTGGCCGCGGCCAGGCCGGCGACGCCGGCACCAACGATGGCAAGGTCCACTTCTGAGGGCAGGTCGGACACCAAGGACGTCTACCGGGATAGCATGAATGGGGTGGTCAGGCGCCGCGGTTCGGGGGAGCCGTATCTCCGCCCTCCCGTCCGACGGTCTACCCGTGCTAGACCATTGGCGTGGCGGAGGCCACTGCTTCCTACTCCCTGGAGACTGACGGTCGTGCGATATCTTCTAACCGCTGCCCCGCTGATCCTCGCGCTCGCCGGCTGTGCGCCGCAGCCGTTCGATGCGTCCAGCCCCTGGCAGCCGCTGCGGGATAAGGGAGAAGGGCGCGCGTATCGTGGGGGCATGATGGCGTCCACGCCCGCCAACATGTTCGACGAGTTCGATGCCGAGTCCCAAGCCAACCAAGGGCAGGACCCCAGTGGTCCACAAACCCGCTTGCCCGATCCGAGCAGTGGCGAGAACCCCTGGGCGACGATACCGCAGAACCCGGTAGTTACGGTCTGCTACGGGTCGGTCTTCAACGGCAGGGAGCAAGTGCGTGAAGCCGCCAAGCGCCTGTGTCCGGAAGGGGCGCGGCTGGAGTTGCTGCAGACAAGTACCCTGCAAAGCGACTGTCCGCTGCTGCAGCCGAGCCGCGCGGCCTTCCGCTGTTGGACCGACGATCCGGCGACGGTGGGCGCCGCGGGCTCTCAGTAAGCCGGTAGTTCCGCTGTCCACTCCGCGCGAACGTCCGGATCCGTCTCCAGCGCCAGACGTCGACCGGCTTCATGCCTCAGATCGTCTGGGTCGCTTAACCGGGCGAACGCCCAGACGGCGGCGCCGCGCACGAGCTCGGACTCGTCGTCCAGCAGGCCCCGCGCGGTTTCTTTCAGCTCATCGAGCCCGCTATTGCCGATCGCGATCAGGACGTTGCGGACGAAGCGCGCGCGCCCCGTCCGTTTGATCGGGCTGGCGGTAAAGACCTGTCGGAAGCTGGCATCGTCAAGGTCGGCGAGGTCGCGCAGGCGCGGAGCGGTCAGTTCCAGACGTCCCCAGAAGGCGTCTTCATCGGTGCGTTGGGCGAACTTGTTCCAGGGACAGATCGCCAGACAGTCGTCGCAGCCGTAGATCCGGTTGCCGATCAGCGGGCGCAGCTCGCGCGGGATCGGTCCCTTGTGCTCGATCGTCAGGTAGGAGATGCAGCGCCGGGCATCGAGTTGATAGGGCGCGGGGAAGGCGTTCGTCGGGCAAACGTCCAGGCACGCCCGACAGCTGCCGCAGTGGTCGGCTTCCGGCGCGTCCGGTTCGAGGGCGAGCGTGGTGAATACTTCGCCCAGGAACAGCCAGTTGCCCCAGGTGCGCGAGAGCAGGTTGGTGTGCTTGCCCTGCCAGCCAAGCCCGGCGGCGGCTGCCAGCGGCTTTTCCATCACCGGTGCTGTGTCGACAAACACTTTCACAGCGCCCTCCAGCTCCTCATGCATCCAGCGTGCGAGCCGTTTCAGGCGTTTCTTAACCAGGTCGTGATAATCCCGGTTTCGGGCGTAGATGCTGATCGCGCCGCGTTCCGGATGATCGAGGACTGCCAGCGGGTCGTGTGTCGGACCATAGTTCTGAGCCAGCACAACCACGGAACGGGCTTCTGGCCAGAGACTTTGCGGATGGCCGCGCCGGTCGGCCGTGTCGGCCAGCCAGCCCATGTCGCCGTGGTGGCCGAGGTCAACGTACGCCTGCAGATTGGCCCGCGCAGTGCCGTCCAGGCTTGCGGGGGCGAAGCCGACGGCATCGAAGCCGATCTCCAGCGCTTTCGCGCGGATCGCCGATTTCGCGTCGTGCGGTGGCTGTTGGGCGGCTGCGGTCATCGCTCTCAGCATGGCCGATATCCCGGGGAGACGCCTAGGGCAAGATCGCGGGCAGAACCTCTGCTGCCCATGAGCTTGCTCCACCGTTTGAAGTTAGGATGAAGAAGGGGATGGAGGTGAGTCGTAAAAGCGCCTGGACGGGCGGAGGCTTGTGGGTCAGAGCCAGGTGCATGCTTCGTCGCACGAGCTATCGGGTCCGACTGGCGAGTGCGTTTGCCTTGCTCGGGCTGATCGCGCCGCTTGGTCTTGGCGCGCTCGTGGGGGACCGGGTTTCGCGCGATTTGCGGGAACATGCGGGCGGCGACATCGCGACGATGGCCCGGCAACTGGCACATAACCTGGACTATGAGTTGGCCCATCTGGATGCCCGCACCCAAATCCTGGCCGAGAGTTTGCACCTGCATGACGCGTTCGATCCGGCGACGATTCGCAGGGCGTTGAGCAAATTCCAGAGGCTGACATCGGAGATCGTTTGGGTCGGCTATGCCCAACCGGATGGCACCGTGGTAGCCGCCACGGACGGTTTGTTGGAAGGCCGTTCAATCCGCGAGCGCCCGGTTTTCCAGGAAGCTAGGCGGTCAGCGTATCTGGGCGGACTGCATCCGGCGAAGCTACTGGAACGCCATTTGGGAGACCCGGGTCGGCAGGAGCCGTTGCGGTTGATCGATGTCGGCGTGCCGGTGCGGGACCCAAAGACGGGTCATCTGCACGGCGTTATCGCCGTCCACATCAGTTGGGAATGGGCGCGCGAGGTCCGCCAACGCCTGCTGAGCACGACGGAGGCTTCCAGCAAGGTTGCGTTTACCATTCTGAGTCAGGAGGGCGAGGTGCTGTTGAGCCCTGCGCCGCCACCCGTGCTAGGGGAAACAGGCCCGCGGATCGGCAACGTTGTGCGAGAGGTGGCCGCCGCCCCCGGCGAGCAGCCCTGGCATCTCGTCGATTCCAATGCCCGGGAGGACATCGTCGCCAGCCTTCAGACGAGTCAGGCGGGTCTGGGGTGGCACGTGCTGGCCTGGCAGCCGGCGGATCATGCGTTCGCGCGTGCGCGGCAGGCCTGGCGCACCGCTCTCGCTTTCGCGTCCGGGGCCGCGGTGCTGTCCGGCTTGCTCGGCTGGTATCTGGGGTATCGGATGGGCGCGCCAGTTCTGAAGCTTGCCTCGGCGGCCCGCGGTATCCGGGCGGGGCGGCAGACACGCCTGCCATCGATCCAGGGCCCCCGCGAACTCGCTAGTCTCTCGGGCGCGCTCAACGATCTGCTTGCGTCGCTGCGCCGGGAAAGTTCGCTGCAGGTGCGTAATGCCACCCTGCAGCGCGAGCGATCCGCGGCCGAGCGGGCGAGCCGAGCCAAGTCGACCTTTCTGGCCAACATGAACCACGAACTGCGCACGCCGCTGAACGCGGTCATGGGCTTCGCGCAGATGATGCGGCACGACCCGAAGACACCCCTGCCTGATGTTCACGCGGAGCGTGTCGAGCAGATCGAGCTAGCCGGTCAGCACTTGCTGATGGTGATCAGCGACGTTTTGGCGACCGCGCAGGCGGAGGCTGGCGAACTCAAAGTAGCGTCGGAGGAGTTGGATCTGGCGAAGGTGCTCTGTGACAGCCTTGCGCTGGTCGGCCCGGTTGCGCAGGAGGCTGGCGTGACATTGCCGGATGCCTTGCCCGAAACGCCGATGCCGGTGATCGCCGATCCGTTGCGGACCCGGCAGATCCTGGTGAATTTGCTGAGCAACGCGGTGAAATACAATGACCGCGCGGGATCGGTGGGGGTGCAAATACAGCGGGACGGCGACTTGCTGCAGCTGTCGATCATCGACGATGGTCCCGGGGTCGATCCAAAACGCGTTGATGCTCTGTTCGAGCCGTTCAATCGCGGCGATGCGAGGACCGCCGGTAAGGAAGGTATTGGTCTTGGCTTGCCGCTCAGCCGCATGCTTGCGGAGCGGATGGCGGGACGGCTGGAATTGGAGAACGGCCCACAGGGCGGGGCGATTGCTCGGCTCAGCCTGCCGGCCGCCGACAGCTAGCCAGGTGATGCGCCGGTCTCATCGTTTGCCTGGTCGGTTATGGTGGGATGGCGTGTCATAAAACCGTCGCGCGAGCTTAACGTGACCGTCGTTGTCCCGGCGGGTCCCCTGCGTAGGCTTGCGGCCCGCTGCTGGCCCTGTGCGCGCGTCCGTGCTGCTGCGCTGCGGGCCGTTGTGTCCATCCGCTTTAGGCAACCCGCGAGGATTCCCGCCATGCGCTTCCGCCTGTTCGCCACCGTGCTGACCGCCTTCGCCGTCTCGGCGGGCGGGGCGGCTGCCCAGTCGGGCACGCTGACGCTCTACACCTCCCAGCCGAACGAGGACGCCGCCGAGACGGTCGAGGCGTTCAACGCGCAGTATCCCGACGTCGAGGTCGAGGTCTTCCGCTCCGGCACCACCAAGGTGATGGGCAAGCTGATGAGCGAGATCTCCGGCGGCAATCCGCAGCCGGACGTGCTGCTGATCGCCGACGTGGTGAACATGGAGAAGCTGAAGGCTGGTGGCCACCTGATGGCTTATCAGGGCGCCGATCTCTCAGGCTTCGATTCCAAGACCTACGACGCCGACAAGACCTACTTCGGCACCAAGCTGATCACCACCGGCCTGATCTATAATACCGCCGCTCAG
This genomic window contains:
- a CDS encoding flavin monoamine oxidase family protein, translated to MSDLPSEVDLAIVGAGVAGLAAAKTARARGLSVAVLEAQTRTGGRAFTDALNAGDGKAPLPWDRGCHWLHQARENPFTEIADSLGFRYRKSDCTTRIWLGNRWADNTELAERWAAAERAEAAVAAAARSGHDVAMAEVMPDLGRWDGIHRQFLRAMTGEDPAATSAVDDHRYKETDDNWPVEAGFGALIAAWAAELPVATATPVRRLDRTGADLRLETDRGILQARTAILTPSTNVLLSGDLRVDPALPGDLLDTLDGVPLGAANKVALAFDRDVFGLDHALVAHQPDAPRGCNFQIRPFGRDMAVAYTGGPLARELEQTDPAEMTAFAVDQLVAMFGSDVRRHLVSSATTAWGRDPWIRGSYTVCRPGRADARERLLQPVEDRIWLAGEACSLSAFGTVRGAYASGTEAARQAAASLSRANGA
- a CDS encoding sensor histidine kinase is translated as MLRRTSYRVRLASAFALLGLIAPLGLGALVGDRVSRDLREHAGGDIATMARQLAHNLDYELAHLDARTQILAESLHLHDAFDPATIRRALSKFQRLTSEIVWVGYAQPDGTVVAATDGLLEGRSIRERPVFQEARRSAYLGGLHPAKLLERHLGDPGRQEPLRLIDVGVPVRDPKTGHLHGVIAVHISWEWAREVRQRLLSTTEASSKVAFTILSQEGEVLLSPAPPPVLGETGPRIGNVVREVAAAPGEQPWHLVDSNAREDIVASLQTSQAGLGWHVLAWQPADHAFARARQAWRTALAFASGAAVLSGLLGWYLGYRMGAPVLKLASAARGIRAGRQTRLPSIQGPRELASLSGALNDLLASLRRESSLQVRNATLQRERSAAERASRAKSTFLANMNHELRTPLNAVMGFAQMMRHDPKTPLPDVHAERVEQIELAGQHLLMVISDVLATAQAEAGELKVASEELDLAKVLCDSLALVGPVAQEAGVTLPDALPETPMPVIADPLRTRQILVNLLSNAVKYNDRAGSVGVQIQRDGDLLQLSIIDDGPGVDPKRVDALFEPFNRGDARTAGKEGIGLGLPLSRMLAERMAGRLELENGPQGGAIARLSLPAADS
- the queG gene encoding tRNA epoxyqueuosine(34) reductase QueG, translated to MLRAMTAAAQQPPHDAKSAIRAKALEIGFDAVGFAPASLDGTARANLQAYVDLGHHGDMGWLADTADRRGHPQSLWPEARSVVVLAQNYGPTHDPLAVLDHPERGAISIYARNRDYHDLVKKRLKRLARWMHEELEGAVKVFVDTAPVMEKPLAAAAGLGWQGKHTNLLSRTWGNWLFLGEVFTTLALEPDAPEADHCGSCRACLDVCPTNAFPAPYQLDARRCISYLTIEHKGPIPRELRPLIGNRIYGCDDCLAICPWNKFAQRTDEDAFWGRLELTAPRLRDLADLDDASFRQVFTASPIKRTGRARFVRNVLIAIGNSGLDELKETARGLLDDESELVRGAAVWAFARLSDPDDLRHEAGRRLALETDPDVRAEWTAELPAY